In Limnohabitans sp. TEGF004, the genomic window CGTACCGATGACTTCTTCTTTCTTGTCGGGTGTGAGCATGCCGGACATGGCCGCTTTGAGTTCGTCCACAGCGTCATAAATGATGTTGTAGTAACGAATGTCCACGCCATTGTTCTCGGCCAACTTGCGCGCACCAGCATCAGCACGTGTGTTGAAGCCAATGATCACAGCCTTAGAAGCGATAGACAAGTTGACATCGCTCTCGCTGATGCCACCCACTGCGGCGTACACCAACTGAACTTTGACTTCTGCGGTCGACAGCTTGAGCAACGACGCAGCCAAAGCTTCTTGCGAACCTTGCACGTCGGCCTTGACGATGATGGGCAACAGCTTGACTTCGCCAGACGTCATGTCGGAGAACATGTTCTCCAGCTTCGACGCTTGTTGCTTGGCCAGCTTGGTGTTGCGCACCTTGCCTGCACGGTAGGTAGCGATTTCGCGGGCACGACGCTCGTCGGTCATGACCATGAATTCATCGCCCGCTTGCGGCACTTCGGTGAGACCTTGAATCTCAACAGGAATCGATGGGCCAGCAGACTTGATCGGCTTGCCGTTCTCATCCAACATGGCGCGCACGCGGCCATAGGTTTGACCGCCCAAAACCACGTCGCCCACATTCAGCGTACCGGACTGAACCAGCACTGTGGCCACAGGACCGCGACCTTTGTCCAAACGCGCTTCGATCACCAAGCCTTTGGCCATGGCGTCGACAGGCGCTTTGAGCTCAAGCACCTCGGCTTGCAGGAGCACTTGCTCCAGCAACTCGTCAATGCCAGCACCGGTCTTGGCGGAGACTTCACAGAACGGTGAATCACCACCGAACTCTTCAGGCACCACTTCTTCAGCCACCAGTTCGCCTTTGACGCGTTCAGGGTTGGCACCGGGTTTGTCAATTTTGTTAACCGCCACCACGATCGGCACACCCGCTGCTTTTGCATGCTTGATGGCTTCTTTGGTTTGCGGCATCACGCCGTCATCAGCCGCCACCACCAAGATGACGATGTCGGTTGCCTTGGCACCGCGCGCACGCATGGCCGTGAAGGCCTCGTGACCGGGCGTATCCAAGAACGAGATCATGCCGCGTGGAGTTTCCACGTGGTACGCGCCAATGTGTTGGGTAATGCCACCGGCTTCGCCCGACGCGACTTTGGCGCGACGGATGTAGTCGAGCAAAGAAGTTTTACCGTGGTCCACGTGGCCCATGACCGTCACCACAGGGGCGCGTGTCAAGGACTCAGCTTGGTGACCTGATGCTTCTTCTTCGGTAAAGGCTTCTGGATCGTCCAGTGCAGCCACCACCGCTTTGTGTCCCAACTCTTCCACCAAAATCATGGCGGTGTCTTGGTCCAAAGGCTGGTTGATGGTGGCCATTTGGCCGAGCTTCATCAACTGCTTGATGACTTCAGAGGCTTTGATCGCCATCTTGTGGGCCAACTCGCCCACGGTGATAGTTTCGGGCACGTGCACTTCCAGCACGCGTGCTTCGACCGCTGCTTGTGGTGCGCGGTCGTCATCACGGTCGCGGTCACGGCGGCCTTTGGGGCCTCCACGCCAGCTGTTGCGGCCTACGCCACCACTCGCGTCACCGCGTGTTTTGATGGCTTTCTTTTTGGCTTGTTCATCGGCCCAGCTGGAAGACAACTTGGCGCTCTTGACTTCTTTGTTGCCAGGCGCAGCTGTACCAGGCGCAGCGGGTGCACCAGGACGTGCACCAGCACCGGGTGTACCGGCAGGCTTGTGCAAAGTGCCTTTGATGGCTTTGGGATCAGGTGTGGGCTCAGGCTTTTTGGCCACCATTTGCTTTTGTGGCGTGCTCATCATCAAGCGAATGGCTTCGGCTTCGGCCAAAGCTTTGCGACGACGGCTGTCCAAATCGGCAGCACGAGCAGTATCTTCGTCGGCACGAGCTTTAGAGGCCGCTGCAGCTTCCACACGGGCGGCTTCAGCGGCTTGCGCTTTGACGTCGACCACGGGCTCTGCTGCTTCGGCCTTAGCTTCAGGCGCAGCAGTCTCAGCTACCACAGCAGCTTCGGCTTGCGCCTTGGCTTTGGCAGCTTCTTGCTTGGCTTGCTCTTTGGCTTCTTGCTCTTCGCGCAGGCGGCGTTTTTCAGCCAGCTCTTCTTCTTGGCGACGGATCAGCTCGGCTTGGCGGCGTGCTTCTTCTTCACGGCGGGCCAGCTCGGCATGGTCAATCACGGGCACAACAGGCTCTTGCACTGCAGCAGGTGCTGCTTGCACTTCTGTGCTCTCGTCTTCATCGCGTTTGACGAAGGTACGCTTTTTACGCACTTCTACTTGGATGGTGCGGGCTTTGCCTGTGGCGTCGGCTTGTTTGATCTCCGTGGTCGATTTCTTGACCAAGGTGATTTTCTTGCGCTCGGGCGATGCAGTGCCATGGCTGGCTTGCAAATGGCTCAAGAGCATTTGTTTGTCGCCTTCTGTCAGCACATCGCTGGCAGAAGCTTTGGCAACACCGGCTGCCTTGAGTTGATCAAGCAGGGTGTCGGTTGGTTTTTTGAGTTCGCTGGCAAACTCGGCTACGGTCGTACTGGACATATCTGATCTTCCTCGCCATGACCATTACTCTTGACCCGTGAACCAATGTTCACGTGCCTTCAAGATCAGGGCTTTGGCCTCTTCTTCGCTTTGGCCGGTAATGGCTGTGAGCTCGTCTACGGCCAAATCGGCCAAATCGTCACGGGTGTGTACGCCGCTCTCAGCCAACTGGGGCAAGAACTCCGCATTCAATCCTTCGAGGTCGCGCAAATCTTGCGAAACTTCTTCGACGCTCTCTTCGCGTGCAATTTCCATGGTGAGCAGCGCATCCTTGGCACGTGTGCGCAACTCGTTGACGGTGTCTTCGTCAAAGCTTTCAATTTCCAACATCTCTTGCAAGGGCACGTAGGCCACTTCTTCGAGGCTGGTGAAGCCTTCTTCAATCAAGATGTCAGCGACTTCTTGGTCCACATCCAACTTGGCCATGAACAATTCACGGATGCTGAAGGTTTCGTCAGCTTGCTTCTGAGCAGACTCAGCCGCGTCCATGATGTTGATTTTCCAACCTGTCAATTCAGCAGCCAAACGCACGTTTTGACCGCCGCGACCGATGGCAATGGCAAGGTTTTCTTCGTCCACCACCACATCCATGGCGTGACGCTCTTCGTCGACCACGATGGAACTGACGTTGGCAGGAGCCAAAGCGCCAATCACGAATTGCGCCGGATCTTCACTCCACAACACGATGTCCACGCGCTCGCCTGCGAGTTCGGTGGTCACGGCATTCACACGGGTGCCACGTACGCCGACGCAAGTACCGATGGGGTCCACGCGTTTGTCATGAGAGATCACAGCGATCTTGGCGCGTGAACCAGCGTCACGGGCGCAAGATTTGATTTCAAGCATGCCTTGTTCGATTTCTGGCACTTCGTGGCGGAACAACTCGACCATGAACTCAGGTGCAGAACGCGACAAGATGATGGGAGCGCCACGCAAGGTGAGGTCAACGTCCATGATCATGGCGCGCACGCGGTCACCACTACGGAAGTTTTCTTTCGGAATCATTTCGCTGCGACGCAGACGACCTTCAACGCGACCGGACTCAACAATCAGGTCGCCCTTGTCCATGCGCTTGACCGTGCCCACAAAAATCTTGTCGCCGCGCGACATGAAATCGTTGAGCAACATTTCGCGCTCAGCATCACGGATTTTTTGCAAGATCACTTGCTTGGCCGCCATCGCGCCGATACGGCCGATCGGCAAAGACTCGATGCCTTCTTCGATGTATTCGCCTTCTTCGGCATCAGCCACGCGCTCGCGGGCGTCCATCAGCATCTCTTCGGCTTCTGGGTTTTGCAAACCGGCTTCGTCAGGCACCACCAACCAACGGCGGAAAGTTTCGTACTCGCCAGTGTCGCGGTCCATCGCGACGCGAATGTCCACTTCACCTTGGTACAGTTTTTTGGTGGCTTGGGCCAGCGCCAACTCAACGGCGCCAAACACCACATCGCGCTCGACGTTCTTCTCGCGCGAGATTGCCTCGACCAACATCAACATTTCGCGGTTCATGATCGGTTACTCCTTCTCTTACCTATGTTCAACGGGGCTTTTTGCCCTTGAAATCCACAATCGGAGCCAGACGCGCTTCTCGCAGCTCGTCCAGCGTGAAACCCAGTGCGTGCACTGGCATTTCGGCTAATCTTTTGGGGCTCACTTTTTGACCCGGCTTGGCCTTGACTTCATCACGCCACGTGATTTGCCAACCTGCGCCATCGTCGGTGCGTTCTAAAGTGCCACGGAATTTTTTGCGGGTGGCAGACACTTGGCCTGCTGCTGCAGCGCCAATGGGCGCTTTGAGCGTGAGGTCCACCTCTTCGCCTAAAAAACGCTCGAAATCCGCTTGGTGACGCAAGGGGCGGTCAATACCGGGGGAAGACACTTCAAGGCGAGCGTATTCGGCGCCATCGACTTCCAATGCAAATTGCAGTTGGCGCGTGACGCGCTCGCAATCTTCCACATTGATGGGCTGAACAGGGGTGTCAGCCGTCCAAGGCATATCGATCGTGATGCGCAAGAGACCTCCGGCGGAGCGTTCAATCTCTACCAGGTCGTAACCTAAGCCGGTCACTGTTTGTTCTACGGTTTGCTGCAAACTCACGTCGGAAAATAGCCTTCTAAATCAAGTGTTCAAAAAACAAACGACCAAAAAAAACGAGCGGTAATTACCCGCCCGTTTGGTCGTGAAGCACTTATTGTAGCGCCTAAATGCTTGATTATCAAAGGATAAACGGTATTTTTAGGCTGCGGCCCCTACCAAAATCTTTGTGTAAGGCGCCTGCGGATTGTTCAGCACTTGCTCAAACGTCCCTGCTTCAACCACCTTGCCGGCCTGCATGACCATGACATGGTGGGCCATGGCGCGGATGACCGAGACATCATGGGTGATGAGCAAATAACTCAAACCCCGCTCGCGCTGTAGCTTTTGCAAAAGTTGCAGCACTTGAAGCTGCGTGGTGGCGTCCAAGGCGCTGGTGGGCTCGTCCAAGACCAAGACCTGCGGCTCAACCACCAAAGCTCGGGCAATCGCCAAGCGCTGGCGCTGACCACCCGAAAACTCATGCGGGTAGCGTTGTAGCAAACCGGGGAACTCGGTTTCGGTCAAACCCACCGCAGCCAAGGTCACCAAAATGCGGCGAAGCCTGCCCAAATCGTCCAATTGAGGTGCGTGTAGCGTCAGCCCTTCAGACACGAGTTCTTGCACGTTCATGCGCGGAGACAAGGACGAGAACGGGTCTTGGAAAACCACTTGCACCTTGCGACGCAGCGGCAAATCTTGCCCCGCTTTGCCTTGCCAAGCAACGCCGTCGATGGTGAGAGCCCCCTCGCAAGGCATCAACCCAAGCGCGGCCAAAGCCAAGGTGGTTTTGCCCGACCCCGATTCGCCAATCACGCCCAAGGTCTGGCCCGCGCACAAATCAAAGCTAGCGCCCTGCACCGCCACAAACTGGCCGCCTTTGAACCAACCGCGCCAACCGGCTCGGCGGATGGGGTAGCTCACGCGCAACGCCCTGGCTTGCATGACAACAGGCGCATTGCTTTTGGCTTCCACCACCTCACGCGGGGGCTGGCTGTTGATCAGTTTTTGGGTGTAAGGGTGCGTGGGGTAAGTCAACACCACATCCACCGCACCCGACTCCACTACCACACCTTTTTCCATGACCAAGACTTGGTCGGCAAAGTAGCGCACGGTATTCAAATCATGCGTAATGAGCAACACCGCCATGCCAAAGCGTTTTTGCAAGTCGCTGAGCAAATCCAAAATTTGCGCACGCAGCGACACATCCAACGCGGTGGTGGGCTCATCGGCTACCAACAAGCGTGGGCGGCACGCCAAAGCCATGGCGATCATCACGCGTTGGCGCTGACCACCTGAGAGCTGGTGCGGGTACGCGCTGGCTCGGCGAACGGGCTCGGGGATGCCTGTGAGGCTGAGCAACTCCACAGCTTCGTGCCAGGCCTCTTCGCGTGTCATGCCACGTTTGAGTTCCAACACTTCCGCGATTTGGTCGCCCACCATCATCAAAGGGTTCAAAGCCGTCATGGGCTCTTGGAACACAAAGGCGATGTCTTGACCGCGGATGTTGATGAGCTCGCGCTCGCTGAGTTTGACCAAGTCGTGCGTGTGCGGTGCGTCGGTGGCTTCTGGCGCAAGCGTGTCCGCATCCTGCGCCGTCCACAGCACGCGGCCCGACACGCGCGCACCTTCGAGCAGTTTGACAAAGCTCAGCGCGGTCACGCTTTTACCGGAGCCCGACTCGCCCACCAAGGCGAGCTTCTCGCCAAGATCTAGGTTGAAGCTGATGCCTTTGACGACATCTTCTGCATGAAAACCAATGCGCAAATCGCGCACTTGAAGCAAAGGCAATCTCATGAGCGTGCCTTTCGGGGGTCCAGCGCATCGCGCAGCGCGTCACCCATGAAGGTCAGCAACATCAAAGTCACGACCAACACGGCGAAAGTGGACAAAGAAATCCACCACGCATCGATGTTGTTTTTGCCTTGCGCCAACAGTTCGCCCAAGCTGGGTGTGCCCGGCGGCACGCCCAAACCCAAAAAGTCCAAGGAGGTGAGCGACAAAATGGCCGCGCTCATACGAAACGGCAGGAATGTCACCACCGGCGTCAAGCTGTTGGGCAGCACATGACGCCACATGATTTGCGCATCGGACAAGCCCAAGGCACGCGCAGCGCGCACATAGTCGAGCTGACGGTTACGCAAGAACTCAGCCCGCACATAGTCGGACAAACCCATCCAACCAAACAGCCCCAACAAAATCAGCAGCAAGGTGATGCTCGGATCAAACACCGCCGAGAAGATGATGAGCAAGTAAAGCTCAGGCATAGCGCTCCACACCTCGATGAAGCGCTGCATGGCCAAGTCGGTCTTGCCGCCAAAAAAGCCTTGCAAGGCTCCCGTCAAGATGCCGATGACCGTACCAAACAAAGTCAGCGCCAAAGCAAACAACACCGAGATGCGAAAACCGTAGAGCAAGCGTGCCAGCACATCGCGACCGCGGTCGTCTGTGCCAAACCAGTTGTCCGCTGAGGGTGGCGCGGGGTTGGGCGTGGCAGCAAAGTAGTTCAAGGTGCTGTGGTGGTAAGGCACGAGCGTGTACAAGGCCCAGTTGCCGGGCTTGTCGAACTGAGCTTGAATAAACGGGTCGAGGTAATCGGTAGGCGTATCAAAGTCGCCACCGAAGGTTGTCTCGGGCTGGTTGTGCACGATGGGCATGTAAAAGCTGCCGTTGTAGCGAGCCAGCAAGGGCTTATCGTTGCACAGCACTTCAGCCAGCAGACTCAAGCCGAAGAAGAATACAAACAACACCAAGCTGTAAAAGCCCAAGCGGTTGTGCCGAAAGCGCAGCCAAGCACGCTGCGTAGGCGACAAAGAGGCTTCAGTCGAATTTGACACGCGGGTCCACCCATACATAACAAAGGTCACTGATGAGCTTGGTGACCAAGCCAATCAGCGTGAACAAATACAAAGTTCCCAACACCACGGGGTAGTCTCGGCGCATGACGCTCTCATAGCTAAGCAAGCCCAAGCCATCGAGCGAGAACAGCGTTTCAATCAACAACGAACCCGTGAAGAACGCCCCAATGAAGGCGGCAGGAAAACCTGTGACCAAGGGAATGAGTGCATTGCGAAACACATGATTCCAAATGACACGGCGCTCAGACAAACCTTTGGCGCGCGCAGTGAGCACGTATTGCTTGCGAATCTCTTCGAGCATGGCGTTTTTGGTGAGCAAGGTGGTCACCGCAAAAGCACCCAAGACGCTGGAGGTGACGGGCAGCACGATGTGCCACAAGTAGTCGGTGATGCGCGCGCCCCAAGTGAGCTGTTCCCAATTGGCCGAGGTCAAGCCACGCAGCGGAAACCACTGCAACTGGCCACCAAACACCACCAGCAAAGCCACACCCAGCACAAAGCCAGGAATGGCAAAGCCCACCAGCACCAAAAGACTGGTCACCAAATCAAACGACGAGCCCGCACGCACGGCCTTGGCCACACCCAAGGGCACCGAGATGAGGTAGCTCAAGAGGAAGGTCCACAGCCCCAAGCTGATGGAGACAGGCATTTTCTCCTTCACCAACTCCCACACGGTTTTGGGATAGAAAAAGCTTTTGCCCAAAT contains:
- the infB gene encoding translation initiation factor IF-2, encoding MSSTTVAEFASELKKPTDTLLDQLKAAGVAKASASDVLTEGDKQMLLSHLQASHGTASPERKKITLVKKSTTEIKQADATGKARTIQVEVRKKRTFVKRDEDESTEVQAAPAAVQEPVVPVIDHAELARREEEARRQAELIRRQEEELAEKRRLREEQEAKEQAKQEAAKAKAQAEAAVVAETAAPEAKAEAAEPVVDVKAQAAEAARVEAAAASKARADEDTARAADLDSRRRKALAEAEAIRLMMSTPQKQMVAKKPEPTPDPKAIKGTLHKPAGTPGAGARPGAPAAPGTAAPGNKEVKSAKLSSSWADEQAKKKAIKTRGDASGGVGRNSWRGGPKGRRDRDRDDDRAPQAAVEARVLEVHVPETITVGELAHKMAIKASEVIKQLMKLGQMATINQPLDQDTAMILVEELGHKAVVAALDDPEAFTEEEASGHQAESLTRAPVVTVMGHVDHGKTSLLDYIRRAKVASGEAGGITQHIGAYHVETPRGMISFLDTPGHEAFTAMRARGAKATDIVILVVAADDGVMPQTKEAIKHAKAAGVPIVVAVNKIDKPGANPERVKGELVAEEVVPEEFGGDSPFCEVSAKTGAGIDELLEQVLLQAEVLELKAPVDAMAKGLVIEARLDKGRGPVATVLVQSGTLNVGDVVLGGQTYGRVRAMLDENGKPIKSAGPSIPVEIQGLTEVPQAGDEFMVMTDERRAREIATYRAGKVRNTKLAKQQASKLENMFSDMTSGEVKLLPIIVKADVQGSQEALAASLLKLSTAEVKVQLVYAAVGGISESDVNLSIASKAVIIGFNTRADAGARKLAENNGVDIRYYNIIYDAVDELKAAMSGMLTPDKKEEVIGTAEIRQVLRVSKIGAIAGCMVTSGLVRRNAKLRLLRNNVVVFTGELDSLKRFKDDAKEVKENFECGLTIKNYNDIVEGDVLEFFEIKEVARTL
- the nusA gene encoding transcription termination factor NusA: MNREMLMLVEAISREKNVERDVVFGAVELALAQATKKLYQGEVDIRVAMDRDTGEYETFRRWLVVPDEAGLQNPEAEEMLMDARERVADAEEGEYIEEGIESLPIGRIGAMAAKQVILQKIRDAEREMLLNDFMSRGDKIFVGTVKRMDKGDLIVESGRVEGRLRRSEMIPKENFRSGDRVRAMIMDVDLTLRGAPIILSRSAPEFMVELFRHEVPEIEQGMLEIKSCARDAGSRAKIAVISHDKRVDPIGTCVGVRGTRVNAVTTELAGERVDIVLWSEDPAQFVIGALAPANVSSIVVDEERHAMDVVVDEENLAIAIGRGGQNVRLAAELTGWKINIMDAAESAQKQADETFSIRELFMAKLDVDQEVADILIEEGFTSLEEVAYVPLQEMLEIESFDEDTVNELRTRAKDALLTMEIAREESVEEVSQDLRDLEGLNAEFLPQLAESGVHTRDDLADLAVDELTAITGQSEEEAKALILKAREHWFTGQE
- the rimP gene encoding ribosome maturation factor RimP translates to MSLQQTVEQTVTGLGYDLVEIERSAGGLLRITIDMPWTADTPVQPINVEDCERVTRQLQFALEVDGAEYARLEVSSPGIDRPLRHQADFERFLGEEVDLTLKAPIGAAAAGQVSATRKKFRGTLERTDDGAGWQITWRDEVKAKPGQKVSPKRLAEMPVHALGFTLDELREARLAPIVDFKGKKPR
- a CDS encoding dipeptide ABC transporter ATP-binding protein — encoded protein: MRLPLLQVRDLRIGFHAEDVVKGISFNLDLGEKLALVGESGSGKSVTALSFVKLLEGARVSGRVLWTAQDADTLAPEATDAPHTHDLVKLSERELINIRGQDIAFVFQEPMTALNPLMMVGDQIAEVLELKRGMTREEAWHEAVELLSLTGIPEPVRRASAYPHQLSGGQRQRVMIAMALACRPRLLVADEPTTALDVSLRAQILDLLSDLQKRFGMAVLLITHDLNTVRYFADQVLVMEKGVVVESGAVDVVLTYPTHPYTQKLINSQPPREVVEAKSNAPVVMQARALRVSYPIRRAGWRGWFKGGQFVAVQGASFDLCAGQTLGVIGESGSGKTTLALAALGLMPCEGALTIDGVAWQGKAGQDLPLRRKVQVVFQDPFSSLSPRMNVQELVSEGLTLHAPQLDDLGRLRRILVTLAAVGLTETEFPGLLQRYPHEFSGGQRQRLAIARALVVEPQVLVLDEPTSALDATTQLQVLQLLQKLQRERGLSYLLITHDVSVIRAMAHHVMVMQAGKVVEAGTFEQVLNNPQAPYTKILVGAAA
- a CDS encoding ABC transporter permease codes for the protein MYGWTRVSNSTEASLSPTQRAWLRFRHNRLGFYSLVLFVFFFGLSLLAEVLCNDKPLLARYNGSFYMPIVHNQPETTFGGDFDTPTDYLDPFIQAQFDKPGNWALYTLVPYHHSTLNYFAATPNPAPPSADNWFGTDDRGRDVLARLLYGFRISVLFALALTLFGTVIGILTGALQGFFGGKTDLAMQRFIEVWSAMPELYLLIIFSAVFDPSITLLLILLGLFGWMGLSDYVRAEFLRNRQLDYVRAARALGLSDAQIMWRHVLPNSLTPVVTFLPFRMSAAILSLTSLDFLGLGVPPGTPSLGELLAQGKNNIDAWWISLSTFAVLVVTLMLLTFMGDALRDALDPRKARS
- a CDS encoding ABC transporter permease subunit; the encoded protein is MSSYILRRLLLMIPTLFGVLLMTFVVIQFVPGGPVEQMVSQLQGRDSGGEGAAVAGAGYRGRQGVDAARIEEIRQQYGFDKPPTERFWQMLKQFAVFDLGKSFFYPKTVWELVKEKMPVSISLGLWTFLLSYLISVPLGVAKAVRAGSSFDLVTSLLVLVGFAIPGFVLGVALLVVFGGQLQWFPLRGLTSANWEQLTWGARITDYLWHIVLPVTSSVLGAFAVTTLLTKNAMLEEIRKQYVLTARAKGLSERRVIWNHVFRNALIPLVTGFPAAFIGAFFTGSLLIETLFSLDGLGLLSYESVMRRDYPVVLGTLYLFTLIGLVTKLISDLCYVWVDPRVKFD